One segment of Lepus europaeus isolate LE1 chromosome 16, mLepTim1.pri, whole genome shotgun sequence DNA contains the following:
- the LOC133775101 gene encoding LOW QUALITY PROTEIN: zona pellucida sperm-binding protein 3-like (The sequence of the model RefSeq protein was modified relative to this genomic sequence to represent the inferred CDS: substituted 1 base at 1 genomic stop codon) — protein MLSTPPTPNSKLAMVSKANSQNFSFTNEGREKEKSRGFFQAHKDAKQHFQVSTSSFRFHSPHSLQNASLPPTPGMKQQPREKAARGTGKMHEIAQGESCRASEEDGREKMSPTFHLGDTAHLQAEVRTGSHPPLLLFVDRCVATPTRDQSGSPYHTIVDLHGCLVDGLSDGASKFKAPRPKPDVLQFMVAMFHFANDSRHTVYITCHLKVIPAQQAPDQLNKACSFNQSSSRWVPVEGSADICECCGNGDCDLIPGSPMNXNHAARSSVRSRRHVTEEADVTVGPLIFLGKAGDPAGTEGLASAAQATLVLGFGLATVVFLAVAVVLLGLTRGCHTASHPRSASQ, from the coding sequence ATGCTAAGCACACCACCCACGCCCAATTCAAAACTAGCAATGGTCTCCAAGGCAAACTCTCAAAACTTCAGTTTTACAAatgaaggaagagaaaaggagaagtcaAGGGGATTCTTCCAAGCTCACAAAGATGCTAAGCAACACTTTCAGGTATCTACCTCAAGTTTTAGATTTCACAGCCCACATTCCTTGCAAAATGCCTCACTGCCCCCAACACCAGGCATGAAGCAACAGCCCAGAGAGAAGGCTGCCAGAGGCACAGGGAAAATGCATGAAATAGCACAAGGAGAATCCTGTAGGGCAAGTGAGGAAGATGGCCGAGAAAAGATGTCCCCCACCTTCCACCTGGGCGACACGGCCCACCTGCAGGCAGAGGTCCGCACGGGCAGCCACCCGCCCCTGCTGCTGTTTGTGGATCGCTGCGTGGCCACCCCGACACGGGACCAGAGCGGCTCCCCCTATCACACCATCGTGGACTTGCACGGCTGTCTTGTGGACGGCCTCTCCGATGGAGCTTCCAAGTTCAAAGCCCCCAGGCCGAAGCCGGACGTGCTCCAGTTCATGGTGGCCATGTTCCACTTCGCTAACGACTCCAGGCACACGGTCTACATCACGTGTCACCTGAAGGTCATTCCTGCCCAGCAAGCCCCGGACCAGCTCAACAAGGCTTGTTCCTTCAACCAGTCCTCCAGCAGATGGGTCCCGGTGGAAGGCAGTGCTGACATCTGTGAGTGCTGTGGCAACGGTGACTGTGACCTCATCCCAGGCTCCCCCATGAACTAGAACCATGCTGCCCGGTCCTCTGTGCGAAGCCGCAGGCACGTGACGGAAGAAGCAGACGTCACCGTGGGCCCGCTGATCTTCCTGGGGAAGGCTGGTGACCCCGCCGGCACAGAGGGGCTGGCCTCCGCTGCACAGGCGACCCTGGTGctgggcttcggcctggccacggtggtgttcctggctgtggctgttgtgCTCCTGGGCCTCACCAGGGGGTGCCACACTGCTTCCCACCCCAGGTCTGCTTCCCAATAA